The following proteins are encoded in a genomic region of Candidatus Binatia bacterium:
- a CDS encoding glutathione-independent formaldehyde dehydrogenase, with translation MKALVYRGPRDIRVEDVPDPRIQESTDVLVRITSTNICGSDLHMYEGRTDVEKGKVLGHENLGEVIEVGEAVRLVQVGDRVCVPFNVSCGCCKNCERGYTGACLTMNPPNAGAAYGYAGMGPYDGGQAEYLRVPYGDFNCLVLPEDAADKESDYVMLADIFPTGYEAAERACVVPGDTVVVYGAGPVGLMAAYSSYLRGAARVMVVDRIPARLALVEKIGAIPIDDSKTSPVDRVLELTEGEGADKGCECVGYQAHDVEGHEHPNMTMNNLVESVRPTGAIGVVGVFTPEDPKSPDRLEKQGQIAFEMGRFFEKGLTMGSGQANVKRWNRKLMQLIRHGKARPSLIVSHELPLAEGPDAYKQFDARVSGWTKVILKPHVTTSRRREMAAEEPLPNKREERESVYAS, from the coding sequence ATGAAAGCACTCGTCTATCGCGGTCCGCGCGACATCCGCGTCGAGGATGTTCCGGATCCGCGAATCCAAGAGTCCACCGACGTGCTGGTGCGCATCACCAGCACGAACATCTGCGGCTCCGATCTGCACATGTACGAAGGACGCACCGACGTCGAGAAGGGAAAGGTGCTCGGCCACGAAAACCTCGGGGAGGTGATCGAGGTGGGCGAGGCCGTGCGCCTGGTCCAGGTAGGAGACCGGGTGTGCGTTCCGTTCAACGTGAGCTGCGGCTGCTGCAAGAATTGCGAGCGCGGGTACACCGGCGCCTGCCTGACGATGAACCCCCCCAACGCGGGAGCGGCCTACGGCTACGCCGGCATGGGGCCCTACGACGGGGGACAGGCCGAGTACCTGCGTGTGCCCTACGGCGATTTCAACTGCCTCGTCCTGCCCGAGGACGCCGCCGACAAGGAATCGGACTACGTGATGCTGGCGGACATCTTCCCGACCGGATACGAGGCCGCCGAGCGGGCGTGCGTCGTTCCCGGCGACACGGTCGTCGTGTACGGGGCCGGCCCGGTGGGGCTCATGGCTGCCTACTCCTCGTACCTTCGCGGCGCCGCCCGCGTCATGGTCGTGGACCGGATCCCCGCCCGGCTCGCCCTGGTCGAGAAGATCGGGGCGATCCCGATCGACGACTCCAAGACGTCCCCCGTGGACCGGGTGCTCGAGCTGACCGAGGGCGAGGGCGCGGACAAGGGGTGCGAGTGCGTCGGCTACCAGGCGCACGACGTCGAGGGGCACGAGCACCCCAACATGACGATGAACAATCTGGTGGAATCGGTCCGTCCCACGGGCGCGATCGGCGTCGTCGGCGTCTTCACCCCCGAGGACCCGAAGAGCCCCGACCGGCTGGAGAAGCAGGGGCAGATCGCCTTCGAGATGGGCCGCTTCTTCGAGAAGGGGCTCACGATGGGCTCGGGGCAGGCCAACGTGAAGCGGTGGAACCGGAAGCTCATGCAGCTGATCCGCCACGGGAAGGCACGGCCGTCCCTGATCGTCTCCCACGAGCTGCCGCTGGCCGAGGGTCCCGACGCCTACAAGCAGTTCGACGCCCGGGTGAGCGGCTGGACGAAGGTGATCCTGAAGCCGCACGTCACGACGTCGAGGCGGCGCGAGATGGCGGCCGAGGAGCCGCTGCCGAACAAGCGGGAGGAGCGCGAGAGCGTGTACGCGAGCTGA
- a CDS encoding response regulator has translation MPGMNGYDACRAIRSEPWGRDIFIIALTGWGQAEDRDRTRAAGFDLHVVKPAEPATIAEILARPIPESVRR, from the coding sequence CATGCCGGGGATGAACGGCTACGATGCCTGCCGCGCCATCCGGAGCGAGCCGTGGGGGCGCGACATCTTCATCATCGCGCTGACGGGGTGGGGCCAGGCCGAGGACCGCGATCGCACGCGAGCCGCCGGCTTCGACCTGCACGTCGTCAAGCCGGCGGAGCCCGCGACGATCGCGGAGATCCTGGCGCGCCCCATTCCGGAGTCGGTCCGGCGCTAG